In Streptomyces alboniger, the following are encoded in one genomic region:
- the ehuB gene encoding ectoine/hydroxyectoine ABC transporter substrate-binding protein EhuB, protein MAPPLGNNEGFTGRAVRRRALLTGAGGAAFGAFGVSACSRVPEEGKVEGGDLLDRLRDSGTVRIGVAGEVPFGYIDENGEVTGEAPAIAKVIFPRLGVPEVKAVPTKFGALIPGLTQARQFDIVSAGMYINPTRCEQVLFSDPDYLMLDSFIVRKGNPHGIKGYDDIVKKGLKLASGTAYAEIDYAKAAGVKDVLVLPDQVAGLDAVAQGRVDAFAGTNVTVRTVIKKNPRVEATEPFQPEVDGKPAYGAGGFAFRLSEKNLRDAFNKELHKLKRSGELLRIVKPFGFTEAEMTDLTVRKLCPPAKGVSS, encoded by the coding sequence ATGGCTCCACCACTTGGGAACAACGAGGGATTCACTGGCAGAGCGGTTCGCCGCCGCGCCCTGCTCACCGGAGCGGGCGGGGCGGCTTTCGGCGCGTTCGGGGTCTCGGCATGCAGCCGGGTCCCGGAGGAGGGGAAGGTCGAGGGGGGCGACCTGCTGGACCGCCTGCGCGACAGCGGCACGGTCAGGATCGGTGTCGCGGGCGAGGTCCCGTTCGGATACATCGACGAGAACGGCGAGGTCACCGGCGAGGCACCGGCCATCGCCAAGGTCATCTTCCCCCGCCTCGGCGTGCCCGAGGTCAAGGCGGTGCCCACGAAGTTCGGCGCGCTGATCCCCGGCCTGACACAGGCACGTCAGTTCGACATCGTGTCGGCGGGCATGTACATCAACCCGACGCGGTGCGAGCAGGTCCTCTTCTCCGACCCCGACTACCTCATGCTCGACTCCTTCATCGTGAGGAAGGGCAACCCGCACGGCATCAAGGGCTACGACGACATCGTCAAGAAGGGCCTGAAGCTGGCGAGCGGCACCGCCTACGCGGAGATCGACTACGCCAAGGCCGCGGGGGTGAAGGACGTGCTCGTCCTGCCCGACCAGGTGGCGGGGCTCGACGCCGTGGCCCAGGGCCGCGTCGACGCCTTCGCCGGCACCAACGTCACCGTACGCACGGTGATCAAGAAGAACCCGCGGGTCGAGGCGACGGAGCCCTTCCAGCCCGAGGTCGACGGCAAACCGGCCTACGGCGCGGGCGGCTTCGCCTTCCGGCTGTCCGAGAAGAACCTGCGGGACGCCTTCAACAAGGAGCTGCACAAGCTCAAGAGGAGCGGCGAACTCCTGCGGATCGTCAAGCCGTTCGGATTCACCGAGGCGGAGATGACGGATCTGACCGTGCGGAAACTGTGCCCTCCTGCGAAGGGCGTCTCCTCATGA
- the ehuC gene encoding ectoine/hydroxyectoine ABC transporter permease subunit EhuC — MSSEFFGNWFLPGIWITVQVTLLSAALAFVIAFPIGVLRTNRLWIVRFLAGAYFEIFRSTSSLVFMFWIAFTVPPVFNISFQPMFAGVLALGITYGAYASEIVRGALAAVPPAQREAGIALNFTPTQRLRRIELPQAWPEMIPPFNNLLIELLKGTSLVSLIAVGDMTFAGDLLRLVKNESAPIYTLLLALYFVFAFVLTRGMRLLERHAKKRVGQAPAQTGLFGGMRAKSSIDAVAGTGAAK; from the coding sequence ATGTCGTCGGAGTTCTTCGGGAACTGGTTCCTGCCCGGCATCTGGATCACCGTCCAGGTCACCCTCCTCAGCGCGGCCCTCGCCTTCGTGATCGCCTTCCCGATCGGCGTGCTGCGCACGAACCGGCTCTGGATCGTGCGGTTCCTCGCCGGGGCCTACTTCGAGATCTTCCGCAGCACGTCGTCGCTGGTCTTCATGTTCTGGATCGCGTTCACCGTGCCGCCGGTCTTCAACATCAGCTTCCAGCCGATGTTCGCGGGCGTGCTCGCGCTCGGCATCACCTACGGGGCGTACGCGTCCGAGATCGTGCGCGGCGCGCTCGCCGCGGTGCCGCCCGCGCAGCGCGAGGCGGGCATCGCCCTGAACTTCACCCCGACGCAGCGACTGCGCCGCATCGAGCTGCCGCAGGCCTGGCCTGAGATGATCCCGCCGTTCAACAACCTGCTCATCGAGCTGCTCAAGGGCACGTCGCTGGTCTCCCTCATCGCGGTGGGCGACATGACCTTCGCCGGTGACCTGCTGCGCCTCGTCAAGAACGAGAGCGCCCCGATCTACACGCTGCTGCTCGCCCTGTACTTCGTCTTCGCGTTCGTCCTCACCCGCGGCATGCGGCTCCTGGAGCGGCACGCCAAGAAGCGGGTCGGGCAGGCACCCGCGCAGACGGGTCTGTTCGGCGGGATGCGCGCCAAGTCGTCGATCGACGCCGTCGCGGGTACGGGGGCTGCCAAGTGA
- the ehuD gene encoding ectoine/hydroxyectoine ABC transporter permease subunit EhuD, with amino-acid sequence MNWNWSHVDDFMPLFWDGVELTLKALFFGTLIAFSLGLVWAIAQRSEKKWIRWPVTVFTEFIRNTPLLVQLFFLFYVVPEWGPSMSPLTTGIVGLGLHYSTYTSEVYRAGIDGVPAGQWEAATALSLSKRRTWTAVILPQAVRRVIPALGNYVIVMLKESPQMAAIGALDMLGQAQGYSQATFTYEAISVVGVAFIVIAYPASLLLRVLERRLVR; translated from the coding sequence GTGAACTGGAACTGGTCGCACGTCGACGACTTCATGCCGCTCTTCTGGGACGGTGTGGAACTCACCCTCAAGGCGCTGTTCTTCGGCACCCTCATCGCCTTCTCGCTCGGTCTGGTCTGGGCGATCGCCCAGCGCTCGGAGAAGAAGTGGATCCGCTGGCCGGTCACCGTCTTCACCGAGTTCATCCGGAACACCCCACTCCTGGTGCAGCTGTTCTTCCTGTTCTACGTGGTGCCCGAGTGGGGCCCCTCGATGTCCCCGCTCACCACGGGCATCGTCGGGCTCGGGCTGCACTACTCGACGTACACCTCGGAGGTCTACCGGGCCGGCATCGACGGCGTACCCGCCGGCCAGTGGGAGGCGGCGACCGCGCTCAGCCTCTCCAAGCGCCGCACCTGGACGGCCGTGATCCTGCCGCAGGCGGTGCGCCGGGTGATCCCCGCGCTCGGCAACTACGTGATCGTCATGCTCAAGGAGTCGCCGCAGATGGCCGCTATCGGCGCCCTCGACATGCTGGGCCAGGCCCAGGGCTACAGCCAGGCGACCTTCACCTACGAGGCGATCAGCGTGGTCGGTGTCGCCTTCATCGTCATCGCCTACCCGGCCTCCCTTCTTCTGCGAGTTTTGGAGCGTCGCCTTGTCCGCTGA
- the ehuA gene encoding ectoine/hydroxyectoine ABC transporter ATP-binding protein EhuA → MDGSELIRFDKVVKRYGSNTVLDELDFSVASGKHVTLIGPSGSGKTTILRLLMTLVRPDEGTIKVGADYLTHEERNGKLVPAGEKHVREVRKNIGMVFQQFNLFPNMKVLRNITEAPVSVLGLSRDEAEQRGRELLDLVGLGDRCDAYPSQLSGGQQQRVAIARALAMRPQVLLLDEVTSALDPELVAGVLDVLRDIAHTTDITMLCVTHEMNFARDISDQVLMFDSGRVIESGSPEKIFTEPEHERTREFLSAVL, encoded by the coding sequence GTGGACGGCAGCGAGCTGATCCGCTTCGACAAGGTCGTCAAGCGCTACGGCTCGAACACCGTCCTGGACGAGCTGGACTTCTCCGTCGCCTCCGGTAAGCACGTGACGCTGATCGGCCCCTCCGGATCCGGGAAGACCACGATCCTGCGGCTCCTCATGACGCTGGTGAGGCCCGACGAGGGCACCATCAAGGTGGGCGCCGACTACCTCACGCACGAGGAGAGGAACGGCAAGCTCGTCCCGGCCGGCGAGAAGCACGTACGCGAGGTCCGCAAGAACATCGGGATGGTCTTCCAGCAGTTCAACCTCTTCCCGAACATGAAGGTGCTCAGGAACATCACCGAGGCGCCCGTCAGCGTCCTCGGCCTGTCCAGGGACGAGGCGGAGCAGCGCGGCCGCGAGCTGCTCGACCTGGTCGGCCTCGGCGACCGCTGCGACGCGTACCCCTCGCAGCTCTCGGGCGGCCAGCAGCAGCGGGTCGCCATCGCGCGCGCCCTGGCGATGCGGCCGCAGGTCCTGCTGCTCGACGAGGTGACGTCCGCGCTCGACCCGGAGCTGGTGGCGGGCGTCCTGGACGTGCTCCGCGACATCGCGCACACCACGGACATCACGATGCTCTGCGTGACCCACGAGATGAACTTCGCCCGGGACATCTCGGACCAGGTGCTCATGTTCGATTCGGGCCGGGTCATCGAGTCCGGCTCCCCGGAGAAGATCTTCACCGAGCCCGAGCACGAACGGACCCGTGAGTTCCTCAGCGCGGTGCTGTGA
- a CDS encoding IclR family transcriptional regulator has product MALKHKATAPHDSVQSALRVLEIVTRHGSGVTTAGLAREARLPATRLAPLLRTLRREGYVEQTADGTYTAGESLSRLGSAHRRDEALREKLQRTLDGLRDSIGAAVYISRYVDGEVRVTDFAAGPRTPAVNEWVDFRSSAHASAIGKSLLTQLDVNGRRDHLSRHKMARLTSRTITNERVLLNRLAAQPATVPVLDLQEYAVGTVCAAVPITAGSSVGCLALSLPVEHAHRLREAADTLNRGAGRVLLSLAI; this is encoded by the coding sequence GTGGCGTTGAAGCACAAGGCGACCGCGCCGCACGACTCCGTCCAGAGCGCCCTGCGGGTGCTCGAAATCGTCACCCGGCACGGCTCGGGCGTCACCACCGCCGGACTCGCCCGCGAGGCCCGTCTGCCCGCGACCCGCCTCGCACCCCTGCTCCGCACGCTGCGCCGCGAGGGGTACGTCGAGCAGACCGCCGACGGGACGTACACCGCGGGGGAGTCCCTGAGCCGCCTCGGCTCGGCCCACCGCCGCGACGAGGCGCTGCGCGAGAAGCTCCAGCGCACCCTGGACGGTCTGCGCGACTCCATCGGCGCCGCGGTCTACATCAGCCGCTACGTGGACGGCGAGGTCCGCGTCACCGACTTCGCCGCCGGGCCCCGCACCCCCGCGGTCAACGAATGGGTGGACTTCCGCTCCTCCGCCCACGCCAGCGCCATCGGCAAGAGCCTGCTCACCCAGCTCGACGTGAACGGCCGCCGCGACCACCTCTCCCGCCACAAGATGGCCCGCCTCACCTCGCGCACGATCACCAACGAACGCGTCCTGCTCAACCGCCTCGCGGCCCAGCCCGCCACGGTCCCGGTCCTCGACCTCCAGGAGTACGCGGTCGGCACGGTCTGCGCGGCCGTCCCGATCACCGCCGGTTCCTCGGTCGGGTGCCTCGCGCTGTCCCTGCCGGTGGAGCACGCGCACCGGCTGCGGGAGGCGGCGGACACGTTGAATCGCGGGGCGGGACGGGTCTTGCTGTCCCTCGCGATCTAG
- a CDS encoding DedA family protein — MRITAPWRAENAGWAADLVDTLGGPGAGLAIALENLFPPLPSEVILPLTGFAAGQGVISLFSALFWTTLGSVVGAAALYRIGVLFGRERVHALWGKLPLVKASDLERTEAWFAKHGTKAVLLGRMVPIFRSLISVPAGVERMRLPVFLALTTLGSLIWNSVLVLAGYWLGDQWDAVETYVGLLSKAVLVLVVVAVAAYVVVRVRSRNRPEADAGARHRRAG; from the coding sequence GTGCGTATCACCGCACCTTGGCGTGCGGAAAACGCGGGCTGGGCCGCCGACCTCGTCGACACCCTCGGCGGCCCCGGCGCCGGGCTCGCCATCGCCCTGGAGAACCTCTTCCCGCCCCTGCCCAGCGAGGTGATCCTGCCGCTGACCGGCTTCGCCGCCGGGCAGGGCGTGATCAGCCTGTTCTCCGCGCTGTTCTGGACCACGCTCGGCTCGGTGGTGGGCGCGGCCGCCCTCTACCGGATCGGCGTCCTCTTCGGGCGCGAGCGCGTGCACGCCCTGTGGGGCAAGCTGCCGCTGGTCAAGGCGTCCGACCTGGAGCGCACCGAGGCGTGGTTCGCCAAGCACGGCACGAAGGCCGTCCTCCTCGGCCGGATGGTGCCGATCTTCCGGAGCCTGATCTCCGTACCCGCCGGTGTGGAGCGGATGCGGCTGCCGGTCTTCCTCGCCCTGACCACGCTCGGCAGCCTGATCTGGAACTCCGTGCTCGTCCTGGCCGGCTACTGGCTGGGCGACCAGTGGGACGCGGTCGAGACATACGTGGGGCTCCTCTCCAAGGCCGTCCTGGTGCTCGTCGTCGTGGCCGTCGCCGCGTACGTGGTGGTGCGGGTGAGGTCGCGCAACCGGCCCGAGGCCGACGCCGGGGCCCGCCACCGCCGCGCCGGATAG
- a CDS encoding sensor histidine kinase → MKEPVAAPFLLRVLGVLIGCLTALLGLVYFLVAGAALGAFLLSPSTRGRAHALLASGARRLTGLERRRRSVFFHDTFPEHHASDQQILRYLAARTYSGLLCGVVVGLVDFGAVLAGIFAVSLATHSSMTWVDVVSQVVLGGTLLFLAVQGLRALTDQDARLARECFGPSERELMQRRIDELATSRAAVVRAVDDERRRVERDLHDGVQQRLVALAMLLGRARRGRTPERADALLEQAHKEAREVLTELREVAWRIYPSALDHLGLREALGGVSERCALPVRMEYDVPDPLPSTVETAAYFVVSEAVTNAAKHSSAEEVSVRVTASGARLTVLVRDSGTGGADPAGSGLTGLRSRVAALDGTLHVDSPLGGPTTITAELPCA, encoded by the coding sequence GTGAAGGAACCCGTGGCCGCCCCGTTCCTGCTGAGGGTCCTCGGCGTCCTCATCGGCTGCCTCACCGCCCTGCTCGGACTCGTCTACTTCCTCGTCGCCGGGGCCGCCCTCGGCGCCTTCCTGCTCTCGCCGTCCACCCGGGGCCGCGCCCACGCGCTGCTCGCCTCGGGCGCGCGCAGGCTCACCGGTCTGGAGCGGCGGCGCCGGTCCGTCTTCTTCCACGACACGTTCCCCGAGCACCACGCCTCCGACCAGCAGATCCTGCGCTACCTCGCGGCCCGTACGTACTCCGGGCTGCTCTGCGGTGTCGTGGTCGGCCTCGTCGACTTCGGCGCGGTCCTCGCGGGGATCTTCGCGGTCTCGCTCGCCACCCACTCCTCGATGACCTGGGTGGACGTCGTCAGCCAGGTCGTCCTCGGCGGCACCCTGCTCTTCCTCGCCGTGCAGGGGCTGCGCGCGCTCACCGACCAGGACGCCCGGCTCGCCCGCGAGTGCTTCGGCCCCTCCGAGCGGGAACTGATGCAGCGGCGCATCGACGAACTGGCCACCAGCCGCGCCGCCGTCGTCCGCGCCGTCGACGACGAGCGGCGCCGCGTCGAGCGCGACCTGCACGACGGCGTCCAGCAACGGCTCGTCGCCCTCGCCATGCTGCTCGGCCGGGCCCGCCGCGGCCGCACTCCGGAACGGGCCGACGCACTCCTGGAGCAGGCCCACAAGGAAGCCCGGGAAGTCCTCACCGAACTGCGCGAAGTGGCCTGGCGGATCTACCCAAGCGCCCTCGACCACCTCGGCCTGCGCGAGGCGCTGGGCGGCGTGTCGGAGCGGTGCGCCCTTCCCGTACGCATGGAGTACGACGTACCGGATCCGCTGCCGTCCACCGTCGAGACCGCCGCCTACTTCGTCGTGTCGGAGGCCGTGACCAACGCCGCCAAGCACTCCTCGGCCGAGGAGGTCTCCGTACGCGTCACTGCGAGCGGGGCCCGCCTGACCGTGCTCGTCCGGGACAGCGGAACCGGCGGCGCCGATCCCGCCGGCAGCGGCCTGACCGGCCTGCGCAGCCGGGTCGCCGCGCTCGACGGCACACTGCACGTCGACAGCCCCCTCGGGGGACCCACCACCATCACCGCGGAGCTGCCGTGCGCGTAA
- a CDS encoding response regulator transcription factor, whose amino-acid sequence MRVILAEDSTLLREGLVRLLAEEGHEVLAAVGDAEALLAEVEARAPDVVVTDIRMPPDHTDGGLRAAVRIRERRPEIGVLVLSQYVERNYATQLLTSSAERVGYLLKDRVAQVEEFLEALERVHAGGAAIDPEVVRQLLIRTTHSDPLTRLTPRERTVLEALAEGHTNAAIGQKLHISLSAVEKNLNAIFDKLGLSRTEGYSRRVLAVLRYLES is encoded by the coding sequence GTGCGCGTAATCCTCGCCGAGGACTCGACCCTGCTGCGGGAGGGCCTGGTCCGGCTGCTCGCCGAGGAGGGCCACGAGGTCCTCGCCGCCGTGGGCGACGCCGAAGCGCTGCTCGCGGAGGTCGAGGCGAGGGCGCCGGACGTCGTCGTCACCGACATCCGCATGCCGCCGGACCACACCGACGGGGGCCTGCGCGCCGCGGTGCGGATCCGCGAGCGGCGCCCCGAGATCGGCGTACTCGTCCTCTCCCAGTACGTGGAGCGCAACTACGCGACGCAGCTGCTCACTTCGAGCGCCGAACGGGTCGGCTACCTCCTCAAGGACCGGGTCGCGCAGGTCGAGGAGTTCCTGGAGGCGCTGGAGCGGGTGCATGCGGGCGGTGCCGCCATCGACCCCGAGGTCGTACGGCAGTTGCTGATCCGCACCACGCACAGCGACCCGCTGACCCGCCTCACCCCACGCGAGCGGACCGTCCTAGAGGCACTCGCGGAGGGCCACACCAACGCGGCGATCGGGCAGAAGCTGCACATCTCGCTGAGCGCGGTGGAGAAGAACCTCAACGCGATCTTCGACAAGCTGGGTCTGTCCCGGACCGAGGGGTACAGCAGGCGAGTGCTGGCGGTTCTGCGGTACTTGGAGTCCTGA
- a CDS encoding LuxR C-terminal-related transcriptional regulator, producing MRTPSPVRPRSLRVVLAEDSVLLREGLIGVLGRFGHETVAAVGDADALRDAVSAYEPDIVVTDVRMPPGFQDEGLRAAVALRAERPTLPVLVLSQYVQRSYAAELLDTGDGTGVGYLLKDRVGQVEQFVEGLVRVAEGGTVVDPEVVRQLLRRRRDPLGLLTPREREVLALVAEGRSNAAIADELVISEAAVGKHIGNVLGKLNLPPAAGTHRRVLAVLAYLRG from the coding sequence GTGCGAACCCCAAGCCCAGTCCGCCCGCGAAGCCTGAGAGTTGTCCTCGCCGAGGACAGCGTGCTGCTGCGCGAGGGTCTGATCGGCGTCCTCGGCCGCTTCGGGCACGAGACGGTCGCCGCGGTCGGCGACGCGGACGCGCTGCGGGACGCCGTGTCGGCGTACGAACCGGACATCGTCGTCACCGATGTGCGGATGCCGCCCGGTTTCCAGGACGAGGGGCTGCGGGCGGCGGTCGCGCTCAGGGCGGAGCGGCCGACGCTGCCGGTGCTCGTACTGAGCCAGTACGTGCAACGGTCGTACGCCGCCGAGCTGCTGGACACCGGCGACGGCACCGGCGTCGGCTATCTGCTCAAGGACCGCGTGGGACAGGTCGAGCAGTTCGTCGAGGGGCTCGTGCGGGTCGCGGAGGGAGGGACGGTCGTCGATCCGGAAGTCGTACGGCAGTTGCTGCGGCGGCGACGCGATCCGCTGGGGCTGCTGACGCCGCGCGAGCGCGAGGTGCTCGCGCTGGTCGCCGAGGGCAGGTCGAACGCGGCGATCGCCGACGAACTGGTCATCTCGGAAGCGGCCGTGGGAAAGCACATCGGGAACGTCCTCGGGAAGCTGAACCTCCCTCCGGCGGCCGGAACCCACCGCAGGGTGCTCGCGGTCCTCGCCTATCTGCGGGGGTGA
- a CDS encoding sensor histidine kinase yields the protein MPQHSVWTELARRRYLTSTAPWRSGAYLLGGALLGALTLVVGLALTAVGAALTLVLVGLPLLAALPLTGIPVAALERRRLLLVDPAPAPSPHRTPKAPGIPAWFRLRLKEQATWRELAYTVLFALVLWLLDLTVLACTVAFPALLVAAPAHLAAVGGPGNGIRPAKLWLVDAYPAAGATALLGLALLLVLAHPLGAYAAARAVFARLLLSPRDSELAAGLAEVTRSRARLVDAFEAERRRIERDLHDGAQQRLVALTMSLGLARLDAAPGSALADRLATAHDEAGRVLAELRELIHGIHPQVLADYGLAAAIEDVADRCPVPVETAGVRLPRLPETVESAGYFAVREALANVGKHSGATRVRITAAHTDGALRVDVCDDGRGGADPDRGTGLTGLADRLAVLDGTLTVTSPQGGPTTLSVEIPCEPQAQSAREA from the coding sequence ATGCCCCAGCACAGCGTATGGACCGAGCTGGCGCGGCGGCGGTATCTGACAAGCACCGCGCCGTGGCGCAGCGGCGCGTACCTGCTGGGCGGGGCCCTCCTCGGCGCCCTCACCTTGGTGGTGGGCCTCGCCCTGACCGCCGTGGGCGCCGCGCTCACCCTCGTACTCGTCGGGCTCCCCCTCCTCGCCGCCCTTCCCCTCACCGGCATCCCCGTCGCCGCCCTCGAACGCCGCCGCCTGCTGCTCGTCGACCCCGCCCCCGCCCCCTCTCCCCACCGCACCCCCAAAGCCCCCGGCATCCCGGCCTGGTTCCGGCTCCGCCTGAAAGAGCAGGCCACCTGGCGCGAACTCGCCTACACCGTCCTGTTCGCCCTCGTCCTGTGGCTCCTGGACCTCACCGTCCTGGCCTGCACCGTCGCCTTCCCCGCCCTCCTCGTCGCCGCCCCCGCCCACCTCGCCGCCGTCGGCGGTCCCGGCAACGGCATCCGCCCCGCCAAGCTGTGGCTCGTCGACGCCTACCCGGCGGCCGGCGCCACCGCGCTCCTCGGCCTGGCACTGCTTCTCGTACTGGCCCACCCCCTCGGCGCCTACGCCGCCGCCCGCGCCGTGTTCGCCCGCCTCCTGCTCTCCCCGCGCGACTCCGAACTCGCCGCGGGCCTCGCCGAGGTCACCCGCTCCAGGGCCCGCCTCGTCGACGCCTTCGAGGCCGAGCGGCGCCGCATCGAACGCGACTTGCACGACGGCGCGCAGCAACGGCTGGTCGCGCTCACGATGAGCCTGGGTCTCGCCCGGCTCGACGCCGCCCCCGGCAGTGCCCTCGCCGACAGGCTGGCCACCGCCCACGACGAGGCGGGCCGCGTCCTCGCCGAGCTGCGCGAGCTGATCCACGGCATCCACCCGCAGGTTCTCGCCGACTACGGCCTGGCCGCGGCCATCGAGGACGTGGCGGACCGCTGCCCCGTACCCGTGGAGACGGCCGGCGTCCGACTGCCGCGCCTGCCCGAAACCGTGGAGTCCGCCGGGTACTTCGCCGTCCGCGAGGCACTCGCCAACGTCGGCAAGCACAGCGGCGCGACCCGGGTCCGCATCACCGCCGCCCACACGGACGGCGCCCTCCGCGTCGACGTGTGCGACGACGGCCGCGGCGGCGCCGACCCCGACCGCGGTACGGGGCTCACCGGCCTCGCCGACCGCCTCGCCGTCCTCGATGGCACACTGACGGTCACCAGCCCCCAGGGCGGCCCGACCACCCTGTCCGTGGAGATCCCGTGCGAACCCCAAGCCCAGTCCGCCCGCGAAGCCTGA
- a CDS encoding lytic polysaccharide monooxygenase auxiliary activity family 9 protein encodes MRNKKMYAAMVGLTTVGAFALSAGGASSHGYTDLPASRQINCAKGVVTNCGSIQYEPQSVEGPKGFPAGGPADGKICSAGIAGFNQLNSPRTPGGGAWPTTSVSGGQNYTFRWQFTARHRTTDFKYYITKQGWDDSKPVTRAALDTTPFLSVPYNSQQPPATLSHSGTIPGGRSGHHVIVAVWTIADTANAFYACSDVKF; translated from the coding sequence ATGCGAAACAAGAAGATGTACGCGGCCATGGTCGGCCTCACCACGGTCGGCGCGTTCGCGCTCTCCGCCGGTGGCGCCAGCAGCCACGGATACACGGATCTGCCGGCCAGTCGTCAGATCAACTGCGCCAAGGGCGTGGTGACCAACTGCGGTTCCATACAGTACGAACCGCAGAGCGTCGAGGGCCCCAAGGGCTTCCCGGCGGGCGGCCCCGCGGACGGCAAGATCTGTTCGGCGGGCATAGCCGGCTTCAACCAGCTCAACTCGCCCCGGACACCAGGGGGCGGGGCCTGGCCCACGACTTCGGTGAGCGGCGGCCAGAACTACACGTTCCGCTGGCAGTTCACCGCGCGCCACCGCACCACGGACTTCAAGTACTACATCACCAAGCAGGGTTGGGACGACAGCAAGCCGGTGACCAGGGCCGCCCTGGACACCACGCCGTTCCTCAGCGTTCCGTACAACAGTCAGCAGCCACCCGCGACCCTCTCGCACAGCGGCACCATCCCCGGCGGCCGCAGCGGGCACCACGTGATCGTCGCGGTCTGGACGATCGCGGACACGGCGAACGCGTTCTACGCCTGCTCGGACGTCAAGTTCTGA
- a CDS encoding SPFH domain-containing protein, with the protein MSATAASQPQSPQPGGAPEPAAARPPRVIQSEATTEIPVHLLFRDDPEDAAGVPLPPAVVRRRQGTGEQPRATRRPATATASATASGSAVLAAPAEATAHPVPEVDPALVERRARVLPGLAGVLGGCAGVAGCALSLWWAGALPEPLLRLAAPPGYGGGYPYAYPGAYGYGYGGVGLGAAQWVSLAASGALALFGFGGLARGRVGRAWVLSLFGRYRGTVRRTGLMWVNPLLLRRRVDVRLRHWRSEPMPAVDRAGVALRVVVLVVWRVKDAAKATLAVEDYQEYLRECVEATTARVLSRLPADAFHDDTPGSGDTPGSGDTPGVGAASTPGDAPTLRDADAVAAALTRTLAADAEAVGIEVFSAQPTRIEYAPELAAAMQRRRVAAIDARHRDTVLTSVVDSVEDTVTRLTTRGLVELDDYERKALVKDLTVAFYTGHGERQ; encoded by the coding sequence ATGAGTGCGACGGCAGCTTCACAGCCACAGTCCCCGCAGCCCGGCGGGGCGCCCGAGCCGGCCGCCGCGCGGCCGCCGCGGGTGATCCAGAGCGAGGCCACCACCGAGATCCCCGTCCACCTCCTCTTCCGTGACGACCCGGAGGACGCGGCGGGCGTTCCCCTGCCGCCCGCCGTGGTGCGGCGCAGACAGGGCACGGGGGAGCAGCCCCGCGCGACGCGACGGCCCGCGACCGCTACCGCGTCCGCGACTGCATCCGGGTCCGCCGTGCTCGCCGCCCCCGCCGAGGCCACGGCGCACCCCGTGCCCGAAGTCGACCCCGCCCTCGTCGAGCGGCGGGCCCGGGTGCTGCCCGGCCTCGCCGGGGTGCTCGGCGGGTGCGCGGGTGTCGCGGGGTGCGCGCTCTCGCTGTGGTGGGCGGGGGCGCTGCCCGAGCCCTTGCTGCGCCTGGCCGCGCCGCCCGGCTACGGGGGCGGGTACCCGTACGCGTACCCGGGCGCGTACGGCTACGGGTACGGGGGTGTCGGGCTCGGAGCCGCGCAGTGGGTCTCGCTCGCCGCTTCGGGGGCGCTCGCCCTCTTCGGGTTCGGCGGGCTGGCGCGGGGGAGGGTCGGCAGGGCGTGGGTGCTCAGCCTCTTCGGCCGTTACCGCGGCACCGTCCGCCGCACCGGCCTCATGTGGGTGAACCCCCTGCTGCTGCGTCGCCGCGTCGATGTGCGCCTGCGGCACTGGAGGAGCGAGCCGATGCCCGCCGTGGACCGCGCGGGGGTCGCGCTCCGCGTCGTCGTCCTCGTCGTATGGCGGGTCAAGGACGCCGCGAAGGCGACGCTCGCGGTGGAGGATTACCAGGAGTATCTGCGGGAGTGCGTGGAGGCGACGACGGCCCGCGTGCTGTCGCGGCTGCCCGCCGACGCGTTCCACGACGACACCCCCGGCTCGGGCGACACCCCCGGCTCGGGCGACACCCCCGGCGTGGGCGCCGCCTCCACCCCGGGCGATGCTCCCACCTTGCGCGACGCCGACGCCGTCGCCGCGGCCCTGACCCGGACGCTCGCGGCCGACGCGGAGGCGGTCGGCATCGAGGTCTTCTCGGCCCAGCCGACCCGCATCGAGTACGCGCCCGAGCTGGCCGCCGCGATGCAGCGCCGCCGGGTCGCGGCGATCGACGCGCGGCACCGCGACACCGTCCTGACCTCCGTGGTCGACTCGGTCGAGGACACCGTGACGCGGCTGACCACGAGGGGCCTCGTGGAACTGGACGACTACGAGCGCAAGGCGTTGGTGAAGGACCTGACGGTGGCGTTCTACACGGGCCACGGAGAGCGCCAGTAG